The proteins below come from a single Gavia stellata isolate bGavSte3 chromosome 8, bGavSte3.hap2, whole genome shotgun sequence genomic window:
- the DNAJB2 gene encoding dnaJ homolog subfamily B member 2 isoform X2, with the protein MVDYYEALGVSRNATAEDIKKAYRKAALKWHPDKNPDNKEYAEQRFKEIAEAYEVLSDKQKRDVYDRYGKDGLMGAGPGGSRADAGAPEFTFTFRSAHDVFREFFGGRDPFAEFFDEMLPFSELRGPGLRHHGGSHFFSAFPGSSDFFASSFSSGADAGLGFRSVSTSTTFVNGRRITTKRIIENGRERVEVEEDGELKSIHIDGVPDDMALGLELSRREQQAFPSPRPPSPPPPTPHQPPSSSPVCLYTDSEDEDEDLQLAMAYSLSEMEAAGHHRAGVF; encoded by the exons ATGGTGGACTACTACGAAGCACTGGGGGTGAGCCGCAATGCCACCGCTGAGGACATCAAGAAGGC GTACAGGAAGGCCGCGCTGAAATGGCACCCGGATAAAAACCCAGACAACAAGGAGTATGCcgagcagagattcaaggagATCGCTGAGGCGTACGAAGTGTTGTCGGACA aGCAGAAGCGCGATGTCTATGACCGTTATGGCAAGGATGGGCTCATGGGGGCAG GACCGGGGGGCTCCAGGGCTGATGCCGGGGCACCTGAATTCACCTTCACCTTCCGCAGCGCTCACGACGTCTTTCGGGAGTTCTTTGGCGGGCGAGACCCCTTCGCCGAATTCTTTG ACGAGATGCTGCCCTTCTCCGAGCTGCGAGGACCTGGTCTGCGGCACCACGGGGGAAGCCACTTCTTTTCCGCCTTCCCAGGATCCTCAG ATTTCTTCGCCTCGTCCTTCAGCTCCGGGGCTGACGCAGGGCTGGGCTTCCGCTCCGTCTCCACCTCCACCACCTTCGTTAACGGCAGGCGCATCACCACCAAGCG gATTATTGAGAACGGGCGGGAGCGGGTGGAAGTGGAGGAGGACGGGGAGCTGAAGTCAATCCACATTGATG GCGTCCCCGATGACATGGCActggggctggagctgagcCGGCGGGAGCAGCAAGCCTTCCCCAGCCCGCGGCCCCCCTCGCCCCCGCCGCCCACCCCGCACCAGCCCCCGAGCTCCTCGCCCGTCTGCCTCTACACAGACAGCGAGGACGAGGACGAGGACTTGCAGCTGGCCATGGCCTACAGCCTCTCCGAGATGGAGGCCGCGGGGCACCACCGAGCAG GTGTGTTCTGA
- the DNAJB2 gene encoding dnaJ homolog subfamily B member 2 isoform X1, with protein sequence MVDYYEALGVSRNATAEDIKKAYRKAALKWHPDKNPDNKEYAEQRFKEIAEAYEVLSDKQKRDVYDRYGKDGLMGAAGPGGSRADAGAPEFTFTFRSAHDVFREFFGGRDPFAEFFDEMLPFSELRGPGLRHHGGSHFFSAFPGSSDFFASSFSSGADAGLGFRSVSTSTTFVNGRRITTKRIIENGRERVEVEEDGELKSIHIDGVPDDMALGLELSRREQQAFPSPRPPSPPPPTPHQPPSSSPVCLYTDSEDEDEDLQLAMAYSLSEMEAAGHHRAGVF encoded by the exons ATGGTGGACTACTACGAAGCACTGGGGGTGAGCCGCAATGCCACCGCTGAGGACATCAAGAAGGC GTACAGGAAGGCCGCGCTGAAATGGCACCCGGATAAAAACCCAGACAACAAGGAGTATGCcgagcagagattcaaggagATCGCTGAGGCGTACGAAGTGTTGTCGGACA aGCAGAAGCGCGATGTCTATGACCGTTATGGCAAGGATGGGCTCATGGGGGCAG CAGGACCGGGGGGCTCCAGGGCTGATGCCGGGGCACCTGAATTCACCTTCACCTTCCGCAGCGCTCACGACGTCTTTCGGGAGTTCTTTGGCGGGCGAGACCCCTTCGCCGAATTCTTTG ACGAGATGCTGCCCTTCTCCGAGCTGCGAGGACCTGGTCTGCGGCACCACGGGGGAAGCCACTTCTTTTCCGCCTTCCCAGGATCCTCAG ATTTCTTCGCCTCGTCCTTCAGCTCCGGGGCTGACGCAGGGCTGGGCTTCCGCTCCGTCTCCACCTCCACCACCTTCGTTAACGGCAGGCGCATCACCACCAAGCG gATTATTGAGAACGGGCGGGAGCGGGTGGAAGTGGAGGAGGACGGGGAGCTGAAGTCAATCCACATTGATG GCGTCCCCGATGACATGGCActggggctggagctgagcCGGCGGGAGCAGCAAGCCTTCCCCAGCCCGCGGCCCCCCTCGCCCCCGCCGCCCACCCCGCACCAGCCCCCGAGCTCCTCGCCCGTCTGCCTCTACACAGACAGCGAGGACGAGGACGAGGACTTGCAGCTGGCCATGGCCTACAGCCTCTCCGAGATGGAGGCCGCGGGGCACCACCGAGCAG GTGTGTTCTGA